AGATACTGAAATCTGCTTTTACCATAGAAACCCATGTGGAAGATATGGAGACAAAGACAACATGATGGTTCATTGATATCTATGCAAGCTGTGATAATCTGATCAGGCAGAGCCAATGGAAGGTAGTGCAGGATAGGAAAAAGCTGTGGGGGGGGGAAATGGATTATAGCAGGGGATTTCAATGATATCCTCTCAAATGAGGAAAAGTGAGGAGGCAAATGGAGGGAAGAGAAGAGTTTCTCTGATTTCAACAACTTCATAAATGAGAACCAAATGGTGGATATTAGTTTTGAGGGGAACCCTTGGACCTGGAGCAACAATTGGGAGGATATAGGAGAAGTCAGAGAAAGACTGGATAGAGGCTTGTGCAGTACAGATTGGTCATTAGTTTTTGACAAAATTAGATGCACACATGTTGACACTTTTGCATCTGATCATAGCATGTTGATGATAGATACTAATCCagagatgaaaaaaaaagaaaaaaaaagattttatttTGACAAGAGATGGCTTAAGAGAAAAGGTATCCAAGATGTGATAAAAAATGTTTGGGATAAAGATTGTGAGGGATAAACAATGTTTAGGGTCAAATGCAAAATCAGAAATTGCAGGATCGAATTATTAAAGTGGAGAAACAACTCCAATTACAATGCTAAAAAGAAAATCAGTCAACTCAAATGCCAACTGGAGAAGATTCAGTCTAACAATCATACAAGCACTAGAAGAGAGATAGTGGATCTGAAAGAGCAGTTAAAGAAAGCCTACAAGGAGGAAGAAATGTATTGGCACCAAAAAACTAGACTCAACTGGATAAAGGAGGGGGATAAGAATACTAAATTCTTTCATGCTCAGGTGAagggaagaagaaggaaaaatagaaTGTTGAATCTGCAAAGAGAGGATGGATCTTGGACTGAGAATGAGCAGGAGTTAGGTGAGGAAGTAGCAGATTACTATAGGCAGCTCTTCACTAGTAATTGGAATGGTATTACGGAGAAGATCCTTAGAGGTATTCCATCCACTATTACGGCTAGCATGAATAATCAACTGACTAGAGGCGTTGATGAAGAAGAAATCAGAACTGCCATTTTCTCTATGTCTCCTGATACAGCTCCTGGTATGGATGGTATGACCcccattttttttccaaaaattttggtCTATTGTTAAACATGATGTTGTCCAAGCCATCTAGAGTTTCTTTCATTATAATTCCATGCCTAGAACCCTGAATCATACCTTAATCTCCCTCATCCCAAAAATTAAAGATCCTGTCAACCTGAAACATTGTAGGCCTATTAGCTTGTGTAATGTGCTTTATAAAGTTGTTTCCAAAATCTTGGCTAATAGGCTTAAAGTTGTGTTAAATAGCTGCATCAGTAAAACCCAATCTGCATTCATTCCTGATAGGCAGATTCGAGACAATGTTATCATAACCCATGAATACATGCATTTCCTGAAAAATAAAAGGCAAGGGAAGGAGGGGTACATGGTTGTTAAGCTAGATATGTCTAAAGTTTACGATAGAGTGGAGTGGCATTTCTTGAGGGCTATGATGCAAAAAATGGGTTTTAGTGTCAGGTGGATTAGTTGGATCATGAAATGTGTGGAATCAGTCTCTTATTCTTTCAACATTAATGGCGAGGCTAAGGAATATATAGTTCCAGAAAGAGGAATAAGACAGGGTGACCCTCTCTCACCCTATCTATTCCTGCTGTGTTCAGAAAGCTTCTCAAATCTGCTGAAAAGAGCTGAAGAGGAAAAGAGAATCACTGGACTCAAAATCAGCAGAAATGGACCTAGACTAACACATCTATTTTTTTGCAGATGATTCATTAATATTCTGTAAAGCAGACAACAAACATGCTGAGGAGCTGAGGAGGATCCTGGTGGCATATGAGAAGAGTTCTGGACAGTTGATCAATCTGGAGAAGTCTTCTGTCTTCTTCAGCAAGAATATGGACCATTGCAAGAAGCTTGAAGTATGCTGTAGACTGGGGAATATCCAGATAGTCAACCAAGGCAAATACCTAGGACTCCCAATAGTGATAACAAGGAAAAAGGACCAGATCTTTGGATTCATCAAAGACAACATTAAAAAGAATTTTGGAAGCTAGACACAAAGATTGCTGAGTCAAGAAGGGAAGGAGGTACTGTTAAAAGCAATGACTTTAGCAATGCCAACTTATGCTATGTCCTACTTTAAACTACCTCTGAAGATGTGTAAGGAGATCAGTGCACTGATGGCAAGCTATTGGTGGGGAGAAAATAATGGAAAGGCCAAGATGCACCTATGCTCTTGGAAGAGAATGACTCAAAACAAGAACCAGGGAGGGCTTGGATTCAAAGACTTGGTCAATTTCAACAGAGCTTTGCTTGGTAAGCAGATTTGGAGATTACCTGTAGACCCAAACTTGCTTATCTCTAAGGTACTGACAGCAAAATACTACCCTACTAGTTCCATTTTCAAGTGTAAGTGTCCCCAGAATGCTTCCTGGATCTGGCAGAGTCTAATGGGAGCTAAACAACATGTGGAGGATGGCATCTGGAGGAAAATTGGAAATGGCCTGAGTACAGACATTTGGGAAGATAAGTGGATAGTAGGAAACAAGGATGAAAGGCCACAACACCCAAACCTCCAGAATGcaaagtgcaaaaagtacaGGACCTAATCACTCAGAAAAGGTGGAATAGAGTGGTAGTGTTCAGAACCTTTAATAGGGTGGATGCAGAAAGAATCCTAAGCATTCCTATCAGCTAAGCAAAAAAGGAGGATAATAACTTATGGATGCATTCCCCAACGGGGTAGTATACAGTGAGCACAGGATATAAGGTACttatgaaagaaaaggaaatccaGGAAAAGGAAGGCTATAAGGGTGCTGGTACAAGTTTACACAAAACAGCAAAGCAGACGTGGTCGTGCCTATGGAAACTGAACATCAAACATAAGCTGAAGATCTTCATGTGGAAATGCATCAACAATGCTCTCCCAGTCAATGAAGTAATCTTTAGTAGGACTAACAAAGGAGATCCTATCTGTAAAGCATGTGGTGAAGGGGTGGAGACTGTGGAACACGCGTTGCTGAACTGCAGACAGGCCAAGCAAATATGGTATGTAGCACCAGTACAATGCGAGGGTGCTAGGGATAAACAAAGATGTTTTAAGGCCTGGTGGACTGAAATTGTAGGAGCTAGAGCTAGACAGAATGGTGATGAACATCTTGGCCTAACAGTGAACATCTTATGGCAAGtttggaaaagcaaaaatgagtGGGAATTCAACAACAAACAAAGGCATACAATGACAACAATACAGAAAGCTCAGGAGGAGTGAATGGAGTTCTATGAAGCAGATA
The genomic region above belongs to Coffea arabica cultivar ET-39 chromosome 7c, Coffea Arabica ET-39 HiFi, whole genome shotgun sequence and contains:
- the LOC113699690 gene encoding uncharacterized mitochondrial protein AtMg00310-like; the protein is MTLAMPTYAMSYFKLPLKMCKEISALMASYWWGENNGKAKMHLCSWKRMTQNKNQGGLGFKDLVNFNRALLGKQIWRLPVDPNLLISKVLTAKYYPTSSIFKCKCPQNASWIWQSLMGAKQHVEDGIWRKIGNGLSTDIWEDKWIVGNKDERPQHPNLQNAKCKKYRT